CTGATCGCTCGAACCGTCGATCACCGTTACGTCCGCGCCCACCTCATTGCTGCCGGCCATCTCGCCCACGGCGATGCGCAGCGGGTTGTGCACCTCGACGAAGCGCTTTACGTGGATCTCTATGACCAGGCTGCCGGTGTCGCCCGACTCTCCGGCGGCCGCGACCGACTGGAAGACCTGTTCCCCGTTCAGCTCATCGACCAGGATGAACTGCAGGGTCTCAAGGTGTTCCTGGGCCTTCGCCACGTCCGAGGTCACGCGGATCACGGCGTTGCCGTACGCCTCGAAACCGGCCGGGCGCTGCGGCTGCATGCCCGCGCATGCGGTCAGGAATATCAGAAGACCCAATACGAGGTGGGGCTTTCCCATGATGACGGCTCCGGTGATAGACGAGGATGATCTCCTGCGAGAGGGTCCATCATAGACGCGCCGGATGATGCCTGTGTTACATGACCCCGGCGCGCCTCCAGTATACGCCGCCGGCAGCCGTGCCCCAACAGCGCCCGCTCACACCGCCACCGCGCG
Above is a genomic segment from Gammaproteobacteria bacterium containing:
- a CDS encoding DUF4410 domain-containing protein; protein product: MGKPHLVLGLLIFLTACAGMQPQRPAGFEAYGNAVIRVTSDVAKAQEHLETLQFILVDELNGEQVFQSVAAAGESGDTGSLVIEIHVKRFVEVHNPLRIAVGEMAGSNEVGADVTVIDGSSDQVLSRFYLEAESPEYPPTFDWPWGSIDIAMERFAGALIEVLLDWKQAGAPGG